Genomic window (Rhodothermia bacterium):
TAATTTGGTTGAAAACGAACATAAGTTTTATTTCCTTGAAATGGTCTTATTGATTTTTCGTTTGCAATTAAGTTTTGAATTATATTACTTATTTCATTGCTTTTTGTCGAAGTCGTATATTTAAAAACAAGGTCAAATGCTGATTTATATTTTTTATAAAGTTGTTGTGCAACTTTTTCAATTTCTTCGTTTTTATTTAGCATAGATTTTAAAGTTTGTAAATATTGTTCAAAGACAAATTTTGTTTTGTCGGCTAGTTTTAGTCGCTGACTTGATATTACTTGTTCAACAAGTCTAATGATATGCCCATAATTTAATTTTACATAATAATCTTGTTCACTTTCAGAAATTTCTTGGTCTTCAAGTGATAAATAAATGTAAATTTTATGTTTAAAATCTGGGTATTCACTTTCTATAAATTTTCTGTATTTTTCTAGCTGTCCTTTTTTTTCTTGTGAATATATTTTATTTTCAATGACAATGCAAAACTCATTTTTGCGAGAAAGAAAAATTAGGTCAATGTTTTTGTATTCTCTACGAATTTCTAAATCTTCAAAGTCCAATTGAACAAAGTCAAAAACTGAAAGTCCTGTTTCGTTTCCTAAATTTTGAAACTGGTTTTCTTTAAAGTAGATTTTAATAAATTCTTTCAGAGCAAATTCGCCTAAATTGTGGCTCTCTGTCGGGTTAAAAAACCAAGCTAAAAAATT
Coding sequences:
- a CDS encoding PD-(D/E)XK nuclease family protein, yielding MTNSTETELKELMLDEDFTSLQNLVNEEVNLMDILRVSHKELQHSNFLAWFFNPTESHNLGEFALKEFIKIYFKENQFQNLGNETGLSVFDFVQLDFEDLEIRREYKNIDLIFLSRKNEFCIVIENKIYSQEKKGQLEKYRKFIESEYPDFKHKIYIYLSLEDQEISESEQDYYVKLNYGHIIRLVEQVISSQRLKLADKTKFVFEQYLQTLKSMLNKNEEIEKVAQQLYKKYKSAFDLVFKYTTSTKSNEISNIIQNLIANEKSIRPFQGNKTYVRFQPNYFYENLDALKTYGLISDNDDFTNNWMFLFEFNVRNSQVTFDCKIGQGEQEKREKIYELYKKHNDIFTKVVKANGLLRPQWHQAFQKNILSKSEIEKYLENDSNDIQPIIEKRFRELIDKDLPKLIERINNEIKNGSS